A single window of Anser cygnoides isolate HZ-2024a breed goose chromosome 12, Taihu_goose_T2T_genome, whole genome shotgun sequence DNA harbors:
- the SETD6 gene encoding N-lysine methyltransferase SETD6, which yields MAAGGGGGGDPAAAFVAWCGAAGVRLSPKVRLSRQGTVSGYGLVAGEELAAGELLVAVPRPALLSQHTCGIRGLLRDAQDSLQSQSGWVPLLLALLYEYTASTSPWRPYFALWEDFKSLDHPMFWPEEERTRLLQGTGIPEAVDKDLANIHLEYSSIILPFMQAHPDVFDPKVHTLELYKQLVAFVMAYSFQEPLEEEDEDEKGPNPPMMVPVADILNHVANHNANLEYAPKCLRMVTTRPISKGQEIFNTYGQMANWQLLHMYGFAEPYPGNTNDTADIQMVTVRKAAMQRAKNEAQQQLVSEQWDFLCQLEMVGEEGAFVLGWDEVLTEEELSVTLKVLCMSEEEFKEYKEQDGWEDDSEEEESSTLSNEALSRLKTPCKKLLYDSVLLTLESYGSDLKADQDLLKKEAYEKLSRREQQALHVRYGQKRILHQLLELVR from the exons atggcggcgggcggcggcggcggaggggacCCCGCGGCGGCCTTCGTGGCGTGGTGCGGGGCGGCCGGCGTGCGGCTCAGCCCCAag GTGCGCCTCAGCAGGCAGGGCACGGTGTCCGGGTACGGGCTGGTGGCCGGCGAGGAGCTGGCGGCGGGCGAGCTGCTGGTGGCCGTGCCGCGCCCCGCGCTGCTCTCCCAGCACACCTGCGGCATCCGCGGCCTGCTGCGGGACG CCCAGGACTCTCTGCAGAGCCAGTCCGGGTGGGTGCCcctcctgctggccctgctctaCGAGTACACGGCCAGCACGTCCCCGTGGCGGCCCTATTTTGCCCTCTGGGAGGACTTCAAGAGCTTGGATCACCCCATGTTCTG gcctgaagaagaaaggacaaggctgctgcagggcacaggcaTCCCAGAAGCAGTAGACAAGGACCTGGCTAACATCCACCTGGAGTACAGCTCCATCATCCTGCCTTTCATGCAGGCCCACCCCGATGTTTTTGACCCCAAGGTGCACACACTGGAGTTGTACAAGCAGCTGGTGGCCTTCGTCATGGCTTACAG TTTTCAGGAACCGTTGGAGGAGGAAGACGAAGATGAGAAGGGACCCAATCCTCCCATGATGGTACCTGTAGCAGATATTTTGAATCATGTGGCCAACCACAACGCCAACCTGGAATATGCTCCT AAGTGTTTACGAATGGTTACAACACGGCCCATCAGCAAAGGGCAAGAGATCTTCAACACCTACGGGCAGATGGCCAACTGGCAGCTCCTGCACATGTACGGCTTCGCAGAGCCATATCCCGGCAACACCAACGACACGGCCGACATCCAGATGGTGACAGTGCGCAAGGCAGCGATGCAGC GTGCCAAAAATGAAGCACAGCAGCAACTGGTCTCAGAGCAGTGGGACTTCTTGTGCCAGCTGGAGATGGTGGGGGAGGAAGGCGCCTTCGTGCTTGGCTGGGATGAGGTGCTGACAGAGGAAGAGCTGTCTGTGACCCTCAAG GTGCTGTGCATGTCAGAAGAAGAATTCAAGGAGTATAAGGAACAAGATGGCTGGGAAGACGAcagtgaggaagaggaaagcTCCACCCTTTCTAACGAAGCTCTCTCCAGACTTAAAACCCCTTGCAAGAAGCTCCTTTACGACAGTGTGCTGCTGACCCTGGAATCCTACGGGTCAGACCTGAAAGCAGACCAGGACTTGCTAAAAAAGGAAGCTTATGAGAAACTGAGTCGAAGGGAGCAGCAAGCTTTGCATGTACGCTATGGACAGAAAAGGATCTTGCATCAGCTGCTAGAACTGGTACGCTAA
- the AGRP gene encoding agouti-related protein isoform X2 — protein MLNVLLLCYGLLQGIQAILTSDLSHGHLQKMSAGLYGADRARYSSLLRKVKDVAVEPAGALPRPEFDQMALEVQEADGDLLQKSSALEPQASSTALQAPGREERSPRRCVRLLESCLGHQIPCCDPCATCYCRFFNAFCYCRKISTNFPCGKN, from the exons ATGCTGaacgtgctgctgctgtgctacgggctgctgcagggcatcCAGGCCATCCTCACCTCGGACCTCAGCCACGGCCACCTGCAGAAGATGAGCGCCGGGCTGTACGGGGCAGACAGAGCCCGCTACTCCAGCCTGCTGCGTAAAGTCAAGGATGTGGCGGTGGAGCCTGCAG GAGCTCTTCCCAGGCCGGAGTTTGATCAGATGGCCCTGGAGGTCCAAGAAGCTGATGGTGACCtcctgcagaaaagcagtgcGCTGGAACCGCAG GCGTCAtccacagccctgcaggctcCGGGCCGAGAAGAGCGTTCTCCCCGCCGGTGCGTCCGCCTCCTGGAGTCCTGCCTGGGCCACCAGATCCCCTGCTGCGACCCCTGCGCCACCTGCTACTGCCGCTTCTTCAACGCTTTCTGCTACTGCAGGAAGATCAGCACCAATTTCCCGTGTGGCAAGAACTAG
- the LOC106033127 gene encoding SNF-related serine/threonine-protein kinase-like — protein MAEGKIAGLYDLERTLGKGHFAVVKLARHVFTGQRVAVKVIDKSKLAGEAAGQLLQEVRCMKLVQHPNVVRLYEVIDTHSKLYLILELGDGGDMFDHIMRHEGGLAEGRAKHYFAQIVHAISYCHKLHVVHRDLKPENVVFFQEQGVVKLTDFGFSNRFQPGKMLTTSCGSLAYSAPEILLGDEYDAPAVDIWSLGVILYMLVCGQPPFQEANDSETLTMIMDCRYTVPPHVSAQCSDLISRMLQRDPRQRASLEQIEGHVWLQGVDPSPASRSLLPLTSHKRVSREEHEIIIQAMTCGHIADRDTIQEALEADRYNHITATYFLLAERMLREKQEEQGRRRSLLYDLAKQVQSRTDLSDMFSPVDGTGGLQPGSPQPPSLSACGDGSDSSRGVRQPPRVLLKAPAIDTTITKSAPALQQICEEEEEEEEEEGRPAMLERKSSSLNQEQMRDFLRAGARRLSCRGEVPGRGAEPGGWGGRPGAIGGGHGAPGPLEMRGDSTGPPKEREGMGRPQERGPVLPPSPDPTDKCQGPGSPRGRAGRPVETSGPGGTEAGAENVIKLDPGKGKSGSLRDRILQFPLCEKALAFKIRPSSKESLLSLGQFNCCHVI, from the exons ATGGCCGAGGGCAAGATCGCGGGGCTGTACGACCTGGAGCGCACGCTGGGCAAGGGGCACTTCGCGGTGGTGAAGCTGGCGCGGCACGTCTTCACCGGGCAGCGCGTGGCCGTCAAGGTGATCGACAAGAGCAAGCTGGCGGGCGAGGCGGccgggcagctgctgcaggaggtgcgCTGCATGAAGCTGGTGCAGCACCCCAACGTGGTGCGCCTCTACGAGGTCATCGACACCCACTCCAAGCTCTACCTCATCCTGGAGCTGGGCGACGGCGGCGACATGTTCGACCACATCATGCGGCACGAGGGCGGCCTGGCCGAGGGCCGCGCCAAGCACTACTTCGCGCAGATCGTCCACGCCATCTCCTACTGCCACAAGCTGCACGTGGTGCACCGTGACCTCAAGCCCGAGAACGTCGTCTTCTTccaggagcagggggtggtCAAGCTCACGGACTTTGGCTTCAGCAACCGCTTCCAGCCCGGCAAGATGCTCACCACCAGCTGCGGCTCGCTGGCGTACTCGGCGCCGGAGATCCTGCTCGGGGACGAGTACGACGCGCCGGCCGTCG ACATCTGGAGCCTGGGCGTCATCCTCTACATGCTGGTGTGTGGGCAGCCGCCCTTCCAGGAGGCCAACGACAGCGAGACGCTCACCATGATCATGGACTGCCGCTACACCGTGCCCCCGCACGTGTCGGCGCAGTGCTCCGA TCTCATCTCCAGGATGCTGCAGCGGGACCCCCGGCAGCGAGCCTCCCTGGAGCAGATCGAGGGCCACGTGTGGCTGCAGGGGGTGGACCCGTCCCCCGCCAGccgctccctgctgcccctcaCCTCGCACAAGCGCGTGTCCCGGGAGGAGCACGAGATCATCATCCAGGCCATGACGTGCGGGCACATCGCCGATCGGGACACCATCCAGGA GGCGCTGGAGGCCGACCGCTACAACCACATCACGGCCACCTACTTCTTGCTGGCGGAGAGGATGCTGCgggagaagcaggaggagcagggccgCCGCCGGAGCCTCCTCTACGACCTGGCCAAGCAGGTGCAGAGCAG GACTGACCTCTCGGACATGTTCAGCCCCGTGGATGGCACCGGTGGCCTTCagcccggcagcccccagcccccctcgcTGTCTGCCTGTGGGGACGGCAGTGACAGCAGCCGCGGCGTCCGCCAGCCCCCCCGGGTGCTGCTGAAGGCCCCCGCCATCGACACCACCATCACCAAGAGCGCCCCGGCCCTGCAGCAGAtctgcgaggaggaggaggaagaggaggaggaggagggcaggccCGCCATGTTGGAGAGGAAGAGCAGCTCGCTGAACCAGGAGCAGATGCGAGATTTCCTCCGCGCCGGGGCCCGCCGGCTGTCGTGCCGCGGGGAggtgccgggccggggggccgagccggggggctggggcgggCGCCCGGGTGCCATCGGAGGCGGGCACGGAGCCCCAGGGCCCCTGGAGATGCGGGGGGACAGCACCGGGCCCCCCAAGGAGAGGGAGGGCATGGGGCGCCCCCAGGAAAGGGGGCCTGTCCTGCCACCATCCCCAGACCCCACGGACAAATGCCaggggccgggcagcccccgcggcCGTGCCGGGCGGCCGGTGGAGACCTCGGGCCCAGGGGGCACCGAGGCGGGCGCGGAGAATGTGATAAAGCTGGACCCGGGTAAGGGCAAGAGCGGCAGCCTGAGGGACCGGATCCTGCAGTTCCCGCTGTGCGAGAAAGCCCTGGCCTTCAAGATCCGTCCCAGCTCCAAGGAGAGCCTCCTGTCCCTGGGGCAGTTCAACTGCTGCCATGTCATTTAG
- the AGRP gene encoding agouti-related protein isoform X1 yields MGCPWPCPFLAGHPRTMLNVLLLCYGLLQGIQAILTSDLSHGHLQKMSAGLYGADRARYSSLLRKVKDVAVEPAGALPRPEFDQMALEVQEADGDLLQKSSALEPQASSTALQAPGREERSPRRCVRLLESCLGHQIPCCDPCATCYCRFFNAFCYCRKISTNFPCGKN; encoded by the exons ATGGGCTGCCCTTGGCCATGCCCCTTCCTCGCAGGTCACCCCAGGACCATGCTGaacgtgctgctgctgtgctacgggctgctgcagggcatcCAGGCCATCCTCACCTCGGACCTCAGCCACGGCCACCTGCAGAAGATGAGCGCCGGGCTGTACGGGGCAGACAGAGCCCGCTACTCCAGCCTGCTGCGTAAAGTCAAGGATGTGGCGGTGGAGCCTGCAG GAGCTCTTCCCAGGCCGGAGTTTGATCAGATGGCCCTGGAGGTCCAAGAAGCTGATGGTGACCtcctgcagaaaagcagtgcGCTGGAACCGCAG GCGTCAtccacagccctgcaggctcCGGGCCGAGAAGAGCGTTCTCCCCGCCGGTGCGTCCGCCTCCTGGAGTCCTGCCTGGGCCACCAGATCCCCTGCTGCGACCCCTGCGCCACCTGCTACTGCCGCTTCTTCAACGCTTTCTGCTACTGCAGGAAGATCAGCACCAATTTCCCGTGTGGCAAGAACTAG